One Pomacea canaliculata isolate SZHN2017 linkage group LG9, ASM307304v1, whole genome shotgun sequence DNA segment encodes these proteins:
- the LOC112573003 gene encoding uncharacterized protein LOC112573003, producing the protein MDVKVTLMLLLCISHDSDATDSHKPCTRLEADVAFLVEPSDGDLMKFVVDVVTHIEMIPGKTRVAGIAMAKDPVVCCTWSSLQTVDGTPGPTYSSGPCLQSCAAANQSLVTTDTSIDVARAVHVARTELLSTARVWVSWLPVLITRTHPLHLPTLLTETHLLRQQGAQLIVVAVGPLAGDVTRRLMDAGCNVITVNHSSLLSDMTAALLNLLCTDRFAAHSPDYKHDPLLLRKRADFHLLPQMRESCLLERKSEVVGMTCHKTWETADGVMGSRVGEGSTCWRKVNGVIIRIKCTNGIWRSAGVNRCPAAASLVNGNRSCDGQEDNVDGSVCTYTCVIGYELQGSGTVTCNRNSWSSPFPTCAIRHCNSPATFSNGDRLCTRSTEYLSRCRHTCDTGFELHGSEYVSCDASSNSAFWTTTFPTCAGYLR; encoded by the exons ATGGATGTCAAGGTCACTCTCATGCTGCTGCTTTGCATATCACACGATTCCGATGCTACAGACAG TCACAAGCCGTGCACTCGACTTGAGGCTGACGTGGCCTTTCTTGTGGAACCGTCAGACGGTGACTTGATGAAGTTTGTCGTTGATGTCGTCACACACATTGAG aTGATCCCGGGCAAGACACGAGTGGCTGGCATTGCCATGGCCAAGGATCCTGTTGTTTGTTGCACCTGGAGCAGCCTGCAGACAGTCGATGGCACACCTGGTCCTACCTATTCTTCCGGACCTTGTCTACAATCGTGTGCTGCTGCCAACCAATC ACTGGTCACCACAGACACCAGCATTGATGTAGCGCGAGCCGTGCACGTGGCGCGAACAGAGCTGCTGAGCACAGCGCGAGTCTGGGTGTCATGGCTGCCTGTGCTCATCACTCGCACCCACCCGCTCCACCTGCCGACACTACTCACAGAG ACCCACCTCCTGAGGCAGCAAGGAGCACAGCTCATTGTGGTCGCCGTAGGGCCCCtggctggtgacgtcacacgccGGCTGATGGACGCTGGCTGCAATGTTATCACAGTGAACCACTCCTCGCTGCTCAGTGACATGACAGCAGCTTTACTCAACCTTCTCTGCACAG ATCGGTTTGCTGCTCATTCCCCGGACTACAAACACGATCCTCTTCTTCTTCGGAAAAGAGC CGACTTCCATCTACTTCCACAGATGAGGGAATCATGTTTGCTTGAGCGCAAGTCGGAAGTTGTGGGGATGACCTGCCACAAAACCTGGGAGACAGCTGATGGCGTCATGGGTTCTCGTGTGGGCGAGGGCAGCACGTGCTGGCGCAAGGTCAATGGCGTCATCATCCGAATCAAGTGCACTAACGGAATCTGGCGAAGTGCTGGAG TAAACCGCTGCCCAGCTGCTGCCTCCCTGGTCAACGGCAACAGGTCCTGCGATGGTCAAGAGGACAACGTGGACGGCTCAGTGTGCACCTACACCTGTGTCATTGGCTACGAGCTCCAGGGGAGTGGCACTGTCACCTGTAATCGCAATTCCTGGAGCTCACCTTTCCCGACTTGTGCCA TTCGCCACTGCAATTCTCCAGCGACCTTTTCCAATGGAGATCGACTTTGTACACGGTCTACCGAGTATTTGTCAAGGTGTCGGCACACGTGTGACACAGGCTTTGAACTTCACGGCAGTGAATACGTGTCGTGCGATGCCAGTTCCAACTCCGCCTTTTGGACCACGACCTTCCCTACATGTGCTG GATATTTGAGATGA